A DNA window from Dama dama isolate Ldn47 chromosome 19, ASM3311817v1, whole genome shotgun sequence contains the following coding sequences:
- the SLC25A36 gene encoding solute carrier family 25 member 36, whose protein sequence is MSQRDTLVHLFAGGCGGTVGAILTCPLEVVKTRLQSSSVTLYISEVQLSTMAGASVNRVVSPGPLHCLKVILEKEGPRSLFRGLGPNLVGVAPSRAIYFAAYSNCKEKLNGLFDPDSTQVHMISAAMAGFTAITATNPIWLIKTRLQLDARNRGEKRMGAFECVRKVYQTDGLRGFYRGMSASYAGISETVIHFVIYESIKQKLLEYKIASTMENEEESVKEVSDFVGMMLAAATSKTCATSIAYPHEVVRTRLREEGTKYRSFFQTLSLLVQEEGYGSLYRGLTTHLVRQIPNTAIMMATYELVVYLLNG, encoded by the exons ATGTGGTGGTACAGTGGGAGCTATTCTGACATGTCCACTGGAAGTTGTGAAAACACGGCTGCAGTCATCTTCCGTGACACTTTATATCTCTGAAGTTCAGCTGAGTACCATGGCTGGAGCCAGTGTCAATCGAGTAGTGTCTCCTGGACCTCTCCATTGTCTAAA ggtGATCTTGGAAAAAGAAGGGCCTCGTTCCCTATTTAGAGGATTAGGCCCCAATTTGGTGGGGGTGGCCCCTTCCAG aGCCATATACTTTGCTGCTTATTCAAACTGCAAGGAAAAGTTGAATGGTTTATTTGATCCTGATTCTACCCAGGTACACATGATTTCAGCTGCAATGGCAG GTTTTACCGCAATCACAGCGACCAACCCCATTTGGCTTATAAAGACTCGATTACAGCTTGATGCAAG GAACCGTGGGGAAAAGCGAATGGGGGCTTTCGAGTGTGTCCGTAAAGTGTATCAGACAGATGGACTTAGAGGATTTTATAGGGGCATGTCTGCTTCATATGCTGGCATATCAGAGACTGTTATCCAttttgttatatatgaaagtattAAGCAAAAACTACTGGAATATAAGATTGCTTCTACaatggaaaatgaagaagagtCTGTAAAAGAAGTGTCAGATTTTGTGGGAATGATGCTAGCTGCCGCCACCTCAAAAACATGTGCCACAAGTATAGCATATCCACATG AAGTTGTAAGAACAAGACTGCGTGAAGAGGGAACAAAATATAGATCCTTTTTTCAGACATTATCTTTGCTTGTTCAAGAAGAAGGCTATGGGTCTCTCTACCGTGGTCTGACAACTCATCTGGTGAGACAGATTCCAAACACAGCCATTATGATGGCCACCTATGAGTTGGTGGTCTACCTGCTCAATGGATAG